The genomic region GATGTTGTTTAGTGAATGTAATATCTCCCAGTTATAATTTATTAGGGTATAATTTGCTTACTAAAAGGAATTTATGATTATTAGTTAGAAACTTACTATACAGTATATCCAAGTGTAACAGTTCCAGTAATCCCTGACTGAACCATATTtcattgattttaatttttattgttgtatttatCACAGCGCAGGGTCATAGTGATACAAGATAAGGATGGCGATGACATTATACAATACCTGACACTGGAATAAAAAAGTGCCCTAAAAAACTATTCTGAATCTTGTTCTACATAGTTTACTTTTAGAACATGATAAATGATGTTATATGACATAGAACATATTGTTTGTAGCTGATGACCTAAATAAAAGGTTCTCTTTTCTTCTAATCTCTTACTAGAAATGTTCCGGTTGTGCTTTGGATGTAATTCTTAATATTCATGAAGATCAGACATTAGTAAGTGAAGAACTGCATTAACACCTCATTCTAAATGAAGTGAAAAATATGGATATGAATGGACTAGCTTCCCGGAAACCAAATAATTGGAAAGCCAACAGAACAGATATTAAATGAGGTCAATTGCCATCAAAACATTAAGAATGAAGAATTGGTGTACAGGCCTGACATCTGCTTCAACTACTTATATATATGGCTGTGGGAGATGTTGCTTACAACTTCAACACTTTCTGCATTATTAGAACACAGACTATAGGGCAGGGGCCATAATAGTCAATGGTGGGTCCCCATTAGGACATTCTGGGTGCATCACCACCCAAAAAACCTATCAATTCTACAGCCTAATGTTTCCTAGAAGTGGCTTGTACCTGCACCCCCTGCATGGTAGTAGGCTAAGGGGCTAGAAGAAAGGAAGGACTTGGGAGTCACTGTAAATTGATACTATTATTCTTCTGGGATGTGACAATTGGGATAAATGATCCCTTCTTTCTGGATTACCCATCCACTTATCTTCATAGGAAATGTAAGTGGCTGCTTATATATGTTACATGTTTATATACAGTCACACATATACAGTCACACTGTGTAAAATAGTTAAATCTATTTCCCCTACAGGAGGAAGCGTTAGCAGCAGCTGGAAAGACTCTGGAGGATGTGGCTCGTGAGTTGTTCGAATTGCTTGTAAGTTATTCCTTTAAATGTGATTGCACAGCACGGCCCTTACTGGGGGATTCAGATATAGAATTTGTATTTCTATGGAATGTAAACTATGAAGGTGGATACATTTTATAGTTTTCCACAATGTTGATCAGTGTGGAATTAGATCAATTGATAGCTACAAAAACTTCCAAAATAATAAgatatatagtttttcatatttttacactTGACTGTAAAGAAATTCTTATTAGATCCAGATTAATTCATAGATTGATAGAAATGTATTGGATAACGCACAATCAAGGTTACAGTTACATGACTATAACCTTGGTGTAGTCCTCGGCCTACATACAAGACTCCATTCACATTTCAAGCAATTAGACTTTTTGACTGCTTTCCCATTTTTTTGATGGATTAATTTTTGACAGATTTATTCTTAAAGTCAGTGGTAAAAACTGAAAGCAGCTTTCTGATAGGAGACTGTTTTGTAATCTGAAAGTAAAGCACATGAGGCAGAGATACAAATGAAAGAGTTtagttttcataaaaaaatagaTCATTCAAGTCCTGAAGTTTTCCAAAAATGTGAACAAACGCTGAAACATCTGATGGCCTTAGGACTGGTTTTACTGGTGTGTGGGTGGCAGTCTGCCAAAACGCTCTAGGATAAAAGGGAACAGCAGCGAATTATGCTGAAACTCAACCTGCACACAACATATTCCCTGATCATTAGTCAGACCGCTCCAGGATATGTTAGATTGCAGGTAGGTTCCTCTGGTATCGCTGTAACTTGCTGGCGTTATGGAATAGGTTGCTTGTCATAAGATAATACAAAAGGTTCAAAAGCTACTACCAGCCTGTTATCCAGGACagtgacaggaggacaggagattGTTCCACTCTCTGTTTGGTATAATGCTGAACTTCCAGAGTATAAGATGACATCAATGTGATGCGGGCACCGTCCTGTATATTGTGTTGGTGGAGGTTTCTGAGCATCAATCTCATGGCTGGGTCAGCACAATGGTGTCACCTTAAAAGTAGTAAAAGTAGCAGCACCGAGGTATTTATTTAGACCATCTGCTTTGTTTTCCAATACTTATTTGTTCCAATTTGGATTTTATTGAAAATTTCACAATACTGGAAGAGGCTATAGCTGATATCTACCTGACCAGATGTAATTCTGTCGCCAAGACTTGTCCCCaaaactttaagttttgaaaaaatctTGTTAAAGTTCTTAAAATACTTCCAGAAAAAACTACTGATACTTCCTATTATAatttctatgtaatatatatttttaagaccAGGTATAATAACAGACTTACAACTTTTCTATGTAGAAAATGTAAATATAGaaaatcctcatcatcatcattgtaTTTTTCCAGGACACACTAAAACTGAGTGAAGGTGCAACACAAATACTATGTGCGCTGGTAAGTTTACCATTATGTGTTATAGCTCTCTCAGAGATTTATTTACACCATATTGTATGGCAGCTTAAAGTGTAAGAGACTGTGTAACCATTTAATTATTTGATTGATTATCTCTTTTTAATATAACAGTGGTGTTTAATATTATTATGAACTTTATTCTAATAATCTCTCTGGTAATGTGACACATATGGACATGTGTTAACAGAACAAATGATTATATCTGCAGAATTCATGATTTCtgataaaattatttatatttataattacaGGCAGATGATGCTTTGCTATCAACCTGTTTGGCAAAGGCCCTGACGGTATCACCAATTTATACTTACATATTTGTAGATAGAAAATGAAATAAGGTCTAAAAGGTTTAGTCAATTAACATTATTAATGGGAAAGTTTAGTAGAAATAAATGTAATCGGATTATCTATTGTAATTCTCTACTCTttgaatacacacacataaacacttatgttatatatatggagggggagcagtggATCAGTCgtggtattattacagtaacttaCACATATCACACAGAATTATCTTTTTTGCAGATTGATGGATATTATTTAAAATTGGACTGAAATAAATCTCTAGATCACATGACTTTAATAGCAACTACAACTTACTTGTATATTctttattttagaaaaatgtgTCTCCATTGCCCGACAACCTAAAGGCCTTCATTTGTAaggtaaaaatataaattttaatgtAATGATAAAAAAAGTTTGGCTTTGGTCAGACTTGGTTTATCTAGATATAAAAGTCCTATAGACACAGCCTGGATATCTACAGATATGTTACTTGTGGGTATAGAACGCTCAGGAGTAAGAAGTTCTTATAGAAGTCTGATATTCACAGCCATTTGGGGATGAGGCCACTAATGGGAGGATGGAATCAGTGTGACACATGGAAAggtctcttcttcctcttttctGTGGAAGTGACAGATCTGATCCCCCTGCACTGGTTTTCTCTTTAATAACTAAAAGATATCAAATATTTATATGATTGCATTTATTAGTGGtaaaaaaacatgtaattttAATGTACTGCTGAGAGCTTAATTCAATCAGAATTATTACTTTGTGAACTTTACAGATGTTTTACATGGACTAGGTCTGGTAATTATACATGATTCTATAGTAtaggttatatatattttaatatacagtTTGTCGTGAacaaccaattgtcacagacaccaccaCATTctgtctgctgagacccccaggcTATCTGCTTTGGAAGTTGTTAGACGGGGTTTTCTATCCATTGTATGTAGGGCATATACAGAGGAAATGTCATAAATACATAATTGGAGCTTATTGTCCCCTTCCTGCGGCCGGGCTGATCGGAGAGCTTTCACCACATTTGCCTTCTCTCACCATTCAGATCTATGGCAGCGCTGAAAATAACTCGAATAGACTCGAATAGACTTGAATAGAGAGTGGCCACATATATATGGCAAACCTATATACTTTGTTCCTTATGCATGCCAAACTTTACAGCTGTACCAAGGGAGTCAAGGACCCGCACCTATGGAAAGGTCATGAATACACAAgataggaaaatccctttaatttattAGAGATTATAGGAAATTCCCATGTAACTTGCTGTGTTTGCTTTCTAGGGAGATCGAAATGCAGTAACTGCAAAAGACGTTGTGCAGCTCTTGGTAAGTTTTaaaacttctaattgactgtaaTGAGTAGAGACCTAGTCACACAAAACGGATGTGTCCATATACAGACACTAATTCATCTAGATACTGATCTCATTGGAAATAGAATAGTCAGATACCTTTACACATACAAGAACCATCTCTGCCTATGTGCTTTATACATGTGAATCTTATTCTTATCATTCTGTACACCAAAACTTAGTACAGAAAATgcaatgataaatatcccctgtaTAGCTCTGAAGGATAGAACAGACTGCTACATCCACTACTATGGGCTTCCAAGGGACACAAACCCTTCatcattaagaaaaaaaacttaactcaccttcagcttcttctcccccGCCCTGCGGCTCCATTTTCTCCTCTTTCTGCCTGGGCACATACACTATGATGCGGAGGTGTCATTAATAGTGTgggagaaatctctgctgtggacatttatgtaaaggggcatCTGTTGAGGACATTTTATGAAAGGAGTGCATCTGCTGTGGAAATGTTATTCTAGGGGGgcatctgttgtggacatttatgtacaggcggtcccctacttaagaacactcgacttacatacgacccctagttacaaacggacctctggatattggtaatttattgtactttagtcctaggctacaatgatcagctgtaacagttatcacaggtgtctgtaatgaagctttagtgttaatattgattcttatgacaacccaacatttttaaaatccaattgtcacagagaccaaaaaagttctggctgggattacaatgataaaatatacagttccaacttacattcaaactcaacttaagaacaaacctacagaccctatcttgtatgtaacccggggactgcctgtaaatggaaATCTGCTGCAGATACTTATGTAtaagagggctctgctgtggacatttcattaaagggggccctgctgaggacataacattaaatggggctctgttgtggacattacatcaaaggggGGCTTTACTGCTGATATTTCATTAATGTGGAGCTCTGTTTCCTACTCTAGGGCTTATTCTTGAGTCAATACCTATTTTTTCTAAAATTGGGAGCCTTGGCTTATATGCAGTCTTGGATATCTGGTTGTGATGGTTTCCTGCAGTTATGGAATGAGATTGGCTTTACttaaaagatgggttttaagtgCTTGTTTGAAGTTTATCATGAAATTACTTTTAGGAACAGTACGAGATTAACCATATAGATGAGTACCTAAGTCCTAACATCTGGGCACATGTTAGTTTAGATACCGAGGGGCCCTAGTcttgtgaacagcccagggcccatgggacccTTAATCCTCCACTTATATCTAGCATTGGTTGAACTCAATTAAACATTTACCCCTATTGGTGGCTCCAGTAAAATGATATGAATGTATGTTGAGATGTGTATGGAGGAAATGAAACCCTGGACAACCTTCTCGCCCAGCCCCATACCAGCTGCATGTTCTGCCTTTATGCTTACTCAAACTCTGTCATCGATAATCCTTCATTTTTCCAGATATGACACATACATCATACAATAGAACGGctatataatgcacagttattggaATCAAGTAGGAGAGAGAAAGCTATGGGTAGTTGTAGTTATTTCTTTACACTTGAAAACCTGAATCACAAGATCAAAATTGTTAGGCAAACTTATGGAAAAAAATGCCATGGATAACTAGATCAGTGACATCATTTTTAGCTATATAGACTATATTCCTAGGTGACCACTGGCTGATTATTGCTGTCGTATTATTAAGTTGCTTCTATCGCTTCTAATACAAGAGGGTAACACAAGTTTTATTGTCTTTATTTCTCATTAGAAAAACGCTGCTTGCTTTGGGGACGATGCACTTGGCACTGGTGATACAGTGGTAAGAAATCTTGCTCTTATTAGTATATCTTAAAATCATTCCATTAGTCCAAATCATTCAGATGAGTCTTTGTGATACTGTGGGCTTGGTGTTCATACACTATAACAAAGCAGAAGAACAGAATCCTCAAAGGGAGCTGTAAAGGTCGCCCAAAACTGTAACATGTGGATATTTTCATATACAATAtctacacaaaggggcagatttacttacccggcccattcgcgatccagcggcgcgttctgtgcggtggattcgggtcttctggcgattcactaaggcagttcctccgacgtccaccagatgtcgctgctgcgctgaagttccccgaggaacGCCAGAATGCACCATTCTATAACTGGTGAAGGTAAGAgcatgtccagcaacactttttttttttttaaatgcggcggtttttctgaattccTTCGGGTTATTGTTcgtccacaccccctgatttccgttgcgtgcatgccggcgctgatgcgccacaatccgatcgcgtgcaccaaaaacccggggcaatacagggaaaatacgctcaaatcggaaatattcgggtaacacgttgggaaaacatgaatcgggcccttagtaaatgacccccaaagtgttagTTTCCTCAGTACAATAAAGAAAGGTTTCTACAGTCTGATAAAGATAATACAGTAAGATCACTTGTATAACTAACACATTTACATGACAAATGTATTACAGGAAGAATTAGTCACAAAGCTTGGAGAAAGTCTAGAAGGTTTAGTGCAGAAGGTCATTGATTTACTTCAGGTAAGTTTCTTTTTAGATTTTGAAAATATTTGTGTAATTATTGTATTGTTATAGTCTAATAAGATGTAATTATAACCCCCCCATCTGTGAAATATTGGTGAGAATCACAAATCTACAACATTTATAGTTATAGTACATGTTATTATTCATTCATTTCTCTGTTCATTTCACAATTCCCAactgatttagaaggaaggaaggaagaatctacttttgagtacaggcagtcccctacttaagaacacccaacttactttactgtactttagccttaggctacaataaacagctacaacagttatcaaaggtgcctgcagttaagatttattgttaatcctggttcttatgataacccaaaagttttaaaatccaattctcacagagaccaaaaaaaattttgggcggagttacaatgataaaatatacagttccgacttacatacaaattcaacttaagaacaaacctaaagaacctatcttgtatgtaacccagggactgtctgtaatgcggGCAATTTGAAAGGAAATGTTCTATAGGACAGCAAAGCACTTTGAGATAATGTACAGAATAGATAATACTGGTGTACAGATCTAAGAATACAACTAGCACCAGGTTAAAATAATAATAGCAAGTGAATATACAGTAAAGTATTAGTATTTTTCCACTACAAATAGTTTATGGTTTTGTCGAGATCTCAAATTTACTTTTGGGATCCAGATTCCTATGTGGAGCTTGTTACTTGTCCACAGATTTACTACTGACTCCTAGAACAAGAGGCTGCAGCACAGTAATAATGAAAGAGCGAACAATCAGAGGTTTCTACATCGTTCCATCATTTATGGTTTAACCTCACAATAATATACTTGCAGAAGGTCACATTTACATACTGAACATATTACCTTGTAGGTGAGGTGCCCAAGTCTTACTTAGGAAAAACTGGTTTCAAACACAAGAAAGGCCTGCTTATGGCACTGGACATTTATCCAACTAGAACTTTGAAGCAagattatgttttcttttttctttcttacaATACAATGATTCTACTTCCTCTGAGATATACTCCTCTACATCTCTTGCCCATTTATTTTCTACCTTACAATTACAGTTATTCTCGTCCCCAGATGTCAAAttcattctaatgtttataatcgAAGGGTTTCCTCCCACTGAGtcaaatattttcccaaaaaGTTCACAGTTACCTTTTCCTATCCTCTTCAAAAATCCTTTATCCATTAATGATCTGTAAATAATACAAAACATTCTGAGTCCCTTAAACCAAACTCACTCTTTACCTGGTCAAATAACTTCAATTACTTTCCCTTCATATCTATTATATCTCCAAGCCCATAGACTCCTTTCTTCTCCCAATTGGAAAGCCATCCCTGCTGTCCTTTTCATTTACCCATATAAAATAAGTCTCTTAGTAACAAAAATTCTGAAATATCCATTGGtaactggaattttttttctaataagcCTCCAGACCACACTGGTATCTCTTAAAAGTATTGATGCTTTCCTGGTATctttaaattggaattattttcaTGCACAAATCTTCCCAAAGTTAAAGAGGAAGCCAGAGTTTCCCCTCTAGTAGTAAGATTGTCTTAAGCACAAAAACTGTTGCAAAAgtgcaaatgcaccaaaaaagtttcaACTAAACAAAAAGAAGCCAagccaaataaaagatacatgTGTCCCCATAAGTTTATATATTGTCTAGAAGCTGACAGAATCTCATTTAGATTTCACCAATTTAGGAATTTATTAAATACTGCACAACAATATTATTAGATTTCAGTAAATTTGCCTTTattaaaaccatataaaaaaCAACAACTATTAAAAACTTTTTATGTTATTTCAGGCACTTATCGGACCATCTGGGGTTTTGTATGATTTGGCATGTAAATTGGTAAGTGCACATGTATGATTGTCATATAAATGGGATGAGGCTGGAGATAACACATTCAGGTCTTTAGGGTTTTTGTAGGATTGCTCTTTTCTTATGATTAGGAGTTTTATTTAGGATTGCTCTATGCAGATAGGAGGTGTAAATAAAATGTACCATCAAAGTGTATTCCGGTCACAACCACATATCTTCTCTTATAATCCCATAGGTGATGTAAATAGGGTGACTGTATATTTCACatcaggataataataatatcctgctgCAGGTCCCATTATACACAACCAGGAGTTCCACTAACATTTCTGCAGGTTTTTGTGGCGGTCAAGCAGCAGCTCGAGTCATGGAATCAGTGTTGATTTCTGTTTCTATGTTTTTAAACGTATATTTTGCTTCGCTATTACCTAATAATAACCAAATGATTCCCTTTTATTTAGATAAAGCTTCCAGATGTTGGTCTTGGTGGTATGATTGGCTGAGGTCTTGTTTCATTCAAAAACTAATCCCAACTTATCCGGTAAACTGTGCAAAATCTCATAACATTAtcatttcttttatatatatttttgtttcattGGTAATAGTGACCATTTGGAGGATACATTTCCTTACATATTCACCTTGCTCTGTAGTATTGTGCCTCAGTGTTACTAGGGACCTCTGTACATATATGGTAGAGCATACATTATATTAATCACACAGAGCTTATTAGATGGGGAAacaatgcaatatatacacaatttATGGAAGTATTTGgctagtgaaatttttttttataaatttccctctgtacacatatGGATTTGGAACAATGTCATCCAGATGTGATTGGGCAGTATTCACTCTTATTCCACATGAATGACTTTCTTGTCTGTGTGCTATCCCTTtttttgcagatagtacactgACACATTTATTTCAATAGCCGCATGCACACAACTGGGTGTAGtctgtagaaaactcagagcaggtcctattcctgcccatgtttacAACCCAAGCTGTCCCATAGAAGACTATGACAAAAATACTGACACCACCCGGGAGACACTCAGGAGTCATTTGATGCAGCTGATATGTGCAGATCACTTACTAGGTAACACAGTTATGTGACTCTTCTAGAGAATCAGATACGAGTAACACACAAACCTTTCCTGCTGACATACGGCTCGGCAATGGATTACACACTGATGATATTTGAAGCACAAAAATAGATCACATATCTGTTATTCGTGGCCAGAGATCAGCACATGTTCACCTGCAGGGAGCCGATACCTGAGATTTAAGAGATTTAGAAAGCAGAACACAATCCTTTATATATCCGTGTTTTACACAATCCCTTCTCTTCCATCATTATCTCTCCTCCAAAATGTTTCACTAGTAAAGTAACCCTGCACCCAGACTTTATTATATCACTGGAGGTACAACTACTGTATTCTCCAAAAAAGGTTAAAGCTGTTTATATCATGTTATATTTTACTTCATTATTTATCCtacatatctattttttttaGGGACATTGGACCAAGAAAGTAGAAGAGATGAGAGCAagcaataaaaaaagaataaaaaatataaaatcttatGATTAATCCTTTTGATTTCCTTGATGATCAACCAATCTGTTTCTTATACATCTAATGTTTCATCCAATCAATAAATCTTTCTTCTAATCAATCCACTTGTGttgttttatttaattgtacGGAGATTTCTTGATTCCACCAGAGGaataattctgtggtttgtcctcaGTAACTCgtgtatactagaaagaaggcCAAGAGTAGAGGTTATAGGGTAACTCTGCTTTATATTAGATGTTATTGTGTGTTTTCTCACCATTGGTAGTAATACTTAGCACATAACTACTCTGTAGGCTCAGTAATATGGTACTAGGGGGAAGGCTGCTGCAGGCCTTCTCTACTTCCCGGAACCTTGTAGGGGTCAGTTGCTTGCAGTATCGCTGGTCTGTAAAACATGGACATCTACAATACCGAGGACTTTGTATGCCGCGATGCCCACCTCAATAACACTTTCACCAGTTGGAATTCTTTTTGCTTCCAGGTGTATTAAAAGTTTCAATTAAAAGGTTCTTTTAggtaaaataaaagttaagttttcttCAGGCTTTTTGAAGATATATTGATACATCATAGATGTCCAGGTTTCTGTGCGAGTCCCAAAAATCTAATAACTAaatcccttgataaatgtggtgcaaggtgcTTTGTTGGAATAAATTATGGCAGATTTCTGTCATAAACAGATTGATTGATacctattttttaaatttaggtaAAACTAGGGATGGATGAAATTGTAGTCACATGTACAGGGCCACATTTACAGCTCAAGCTGCCCTAAGCGCTAAGCCTGGACACTCCCCTATTGTTTCCACTGGACTATTAGAAGGATTTACTTGTGCCTAATGAAAAATAATGGTTTTTGATAAGAGATAAAGTATTAAACTATCTGTTCGTGACAGTGATATCTCAACCGTGACCTGAAG from Engystomops pustulosus chromosome 10, aEngPut4.maternal, whole genome shotgun sequence harbors:
- the LOC140105225 gene encoding ranaspumin-like; this encodes MLTAWESSIDIAVIHAPAFTVNLAIFVCSYKGKITRNEEKFRAATKELILILKCSGCALDVILNIHEDQTLEEALAAAGKTLEDVARELFELLDTLKLSEGATQILCALADDALLSTCLAKALTKNVSPLPDNLKAFICKGDRNAVTAKDVVQLLKNAACFGDDALGTGDTVEELVTKLGESLEGLVQKVIDLLQALIGPSGVLYDLACKLIKLPDVGLGGMIG